GCGAGGCGCTCGACGATAGCATAGTACTCCGGCGCGCCGGCCCGATCGACACGACGGGCGCGATGCATCGCCAGCACCATCTTGTCGGCATTCCAATAGGAGAAGAGGTTCATGCCGGCGGCGACCACCAGCGCGATCAACATGCCGCCCTGGCCGCCGATCAGATAACCGGCGCCCATGAAGATCGCCGTCATCGCGGCGAGGAGGAGGGAGGTCTTGAAGAAATTCATCTGTCCTTCCGGTGTCCGGCTGATATGCTGATCGGGTTTTCCGAAAGACAAGATGGTATGCCATCCACCCGCCATCAAGGATGCGCCCGTGACCGACACTGACAACAAGTCCCCAGCGGCACCCCAGAAAACTCTGTCTCCCGCCGCCCTCCGGGCGCTGGCCGAAGCGGAGGAGCGCCGCCGCGCGGCCAGCGAAAGCCGTCCGCAGGAGATCGGCGGCCGGGGCGGCCTCGAACCGGCCCGCTATGGCGATTGGGAAGTGAAGGGCATCGCGGCCGACTTCTAGCTCAGGCCCTTCACGAAGCTCTGATCGTCTTTCACAGTTTGGCCCCATTCCCGCCTTGTCGACGCCAAGTCAGGCCAGCAGGATGTCTTCGTCCCCCGGCAATGACGCTGCGGACGGGTTCCGGCTCAATCCAGCCCCCCAGCCCCCCGGAATTCGTATCTGCCGGCGTTGCGCCTTACGAGGCGCGGCCGGGGGCGCTTTTCGACCGGCGACCGCCCCCGAACAACCCAATCGTCGATTGCGTGGCTCGTTCCAAGCTGTTAGGCCGGAACCGCCGCAGTCGTCGTTCAGGGTGTTCCATGTCCGCTCCAGCCGCCATCCGTGCCCCCGGTCTTGCATTTCTAGCCGGCCTTTTCGCCATCATCGCCGCCTGGGGCTTCGAGATCATCGGTGGCTACCTTCCCTGCAAGCTCTGCCTGCAAGAGCGCATTCCCTATTATGTCGGCCTGCCGATTCTGCTCGTCGGCCTGCTGCTGTCTCACCGCATGCCGCGCCTTGCCCGCCTCCTCTATTTCGTTGGCGGCGCCATCTTCTTCTTCGGCTCGGCGCTTGCCGGCTATCATGTCGGCGCTGAGTGGAAGCTGTGGGAAGGTCCGTCCGACTGTGGCGGAACGCCGACGGTGATCACCAGCGCCACGGACCTGATGGCAGCGGTGAAGGGCACTCGCCTTGTTTCCTGCTCGGAAGCCCCGATCAACCTGTTCGGCCTGTCCTTCGCCGGCTGGGACGTGCTGTCCACGCTGTTCGTGGGCATCATGAGCTGGCGCGGCATCTTCGCCCGTCGCGACGCGCTGATCTGACACGCGCCCACGCCTGAAATTGATCGTTTCGCGCAAGGCCGTTCTTCGCTAGGCTCGACGCGATCCGATGCCATCGACGTTGGGAGAAGAAGTGAAAGCTCTACGCATCATCGTCTGGCTGCTTGTCGCGGTGCTGTTCGGCGCCACCGGCTGGCTCGTGTTCGGCGGCAGGCTTCCTTTCATGGAAAGCGCCAGCGTCGCGGCGAGCGACATCGGCGGCCCCTTCACCCTCGTCGACATGAACGGGCGCCCCGTCACCGACAAGACCTTTGCCGGCCGGCCGCACGTCATCTTCTTCGGCTACACCCACTGCCCGGACGTCTGCCCCACCACGCTTGGCGAATACGCGGCGCTGAAGGAGCGGCTCGGGCAGGATGCAGGCAAGGTCGACCTCCTGTTCGTCACCGTCGACCCGGAGCGCGACACGCCGGAAGTGCTGAAAGACTACCTGTCATCCTTCGGCGACATCGTGCTCGGGCTGTCCGGCAGCCGCGAGCAGGTCGATGCCGCCATCAAGACCTTCCGCGTCTACGCCCGCAAGGTACCCGGCACCGACGGCGACTATGGCATGGATCACACGGCGTCGAGCTTCATGTTCGATGCGGACGGCCGCTTCCGCGGCACCATCGCCTACATGGAAGACCAGGAAGCCGCGCTCAACAAGCTGAAGACCCTGATCACCGAGAGCTGAGCCAATGGCCGACCGACACAAACCCGAGACGGGCTCCACGAGGCGTACCCGGCTGTCCGACCATATGGCATCGCTCGCCTTGCCATTGGCCGTCATAGCCTTCGGCGCGGCCCTGTCGGCCGGCTCCGACGGCGTGCGGGCCTTCGTCGATCTCTGCCGGACGGCGTTGCCGTGACCAAAGCCGAACCGCTGCGCCTCGATCTCAAAGGGCTCAACTGCCCGCTGCCGGTGCTGAAGGCCGGCAAGGCGTTGTTCGCTCTCAAGCCCGGCGATCTGCTGGTCGTCGAAGCGACGGATCCGATGGCAGCGATCGACATCCCTCATTTCTGCCGCCAGAAAGGTCATCGTCTCGTGGACCAGACGACGGAGGGCACCGTCCTGCGTTTCACCATCGCCAAGGGCGAGTGATCGGCCTCGCGGCTTCAGAATGAAGATCCAGGGTTTACAACCGGGCGAAGCGCCCCGGGGAACGGGGCGGGGCGCATTGGCCCTTGACAGTACTCTCGGTTCGGTCCAACCGTAGTTATGTTATAACATAACATAGAGGGTTCCATGAACCGCCTTGTGATTGCCTCGTTCTTCGCCATGCTGACCGCTGGCCCCGCCTTCGCCGCCGATCGCCTGCCGGTGGTCGCCTCGTTTTCCATCCTCGGCGACATGGTGAGCCGCGTCGGCGGCGACCGCGTTTCGGTCACCACCCTCGTCGGTCCCGATGGCGACGCCCATGTCTACGAGCCGACGCCCAACGACGTCAAAGCCGTCGCCGGAGCCAAGCTGCTCGTCGTCAACGGCCTCGGCTTCGAAGGCTGGATGAACCGCCTTGCCGAAGCGTCCGGCTATGCCGGGCCGGTGACGGTGGCCTCCGAGGGCGTCAAGCCCCGCGAAATGGCCGAGGAAGAGGACCACCACGATCACGCCGAGGCGGACCACGCCGCGCACGATCATCACGGCGTCGACCCGCATGCCTGGCAAGACGTGGCCAACGCCGTCACCTATGTGAAGAACATCGCCGTCGGCCTGGACGCCGCCGATCCCGCCGGCAAGGCGACCTACGATGCCAACGCCGCCGCCTATGTCGCCGAACTTGAAGCGCTCGACGCCGAGGTCCGCGCCGCCATGGCGGCCCTGCCGGCCGACCGGCGCAAGATCATTACCAGCCACGACGCTTTCGGCTATTTCGGCGCCGCCTATGGGCTCGAACTCCTGGCTCCCGAGGGCGTCAGCACCGAATCCGAAGCCACCGCCTCCGACGTCGCGGGCATCATTCGCCAGATCCGCGAGGACGCCATCCCCGCGATCTTTGTCGAGAACATCAAGGATCGCCGGCTGATCGACCAGATCGCCGCCGAGACCCATGCCGTGGTCGGCGGCGAGCTCTACACCGACGCGCTGTCGTCAAAGGACGGTCCCGCGCCGACCTACGTCGACATGATCCGGCACAACATCGGTACGCTCACCGAGGCCCTGGCGCCCAAGCGCTAATCG
Above is a window of Pleomorphomonas sp. T1.2MG-36 DNA encoding:
- a CDS encoding DUF1674 domain-containing protein; translated protein: MVCHPPAIKDAPVTDTDNKSPAAPQKTLSPAALRALAEAEERRRAASESRPQEIGGRGGLEPARYGDWEVKGIAADF
- a CDS encoding disulfide bond formation protein B encodes the protein MSAPAAIRAPGLAFLAGLFAIIAAWGFEIIGGYLPCKLCLQERIPYYVGLPILLVGLLLSHRMPRLARLLYFVGGAIFFFGSALAGYHVGAEWKLWEGPSDCGGTPTVITSATDLMAAVKGTRLVSCSEAPINLFGLSFAGWDVLSTLFVGIMSWRGIFARRDALI
- a CDS encoding SCO family protein, whose protein sequence is MKALRIIVWLLVAVLFGATGWLVFGGRLPFMESASVAASDIGGPFTLVDMNGRPVTDKTFAGRPHVIFFGYTHCPDVCPTTLGEYAALKERLGQDAGKVDLLFVTVDPERDTPEVLKDYLSSFGDIVLGLSGSREQVDAAIKTFRVYARKVPGTDGDYGMDHTASSFMFDADGRFRGTIAYMEDQEAALNKLKTLITES
- a CDS encoding sulfurtransferase TusA family protein; the encoded protein is MTKAEPLRLDLKGLNCPLPVLKAGKALFALKPGDLLVVEATDPMAAIDIPHFCRQKGHRLVDQTTEGTVLRFTIAKGE
- a CDS encoding metal ABC transporter substrate-binding protein, which encodes MNRLVIASFFAMLTAGPAFAADRLPVVASFSILGDMVSRVGGDRVSVTTLVGPDGDAHVYEPTPNDVKAVAGAKLLVVNGLGFEGWMNRLAEASGYAGPVTVASEGVKPREMAEEEDHHDHAEADHAAHDHHGVDPHAWQDVANAVTYVKNIAVGLDAADPAGKATYDANAAAYVAELEALDAEVRAAMAALPADRRKIITSHDAFGYFGAAYGLELLAPEGVSTESEATASDVAGIIRQIREDAIPAIFVENIKDRRLIDQIAAETHAVVGGELYTDALSSKDGPAPTYVDMIRHNIGTLTEALAPKR